A genomic segment from Actinomycetota bacterium encodes:
- a CDS encoding MBL fold metallo-hydrolase: MTPRTTPPFEAIVLGASGTYPKPGGATSGFLLRVGKFTVWMDCGTGTFANLQRHTDYRQLSAVVISHLHLDHFLDFYSFYYAMRYGKDSPGPTGLEVYAPAGAEEHMAKLLSPTSDDGFGGFFDFNPVRSGDKIAVPPFVFTFKRTVHPIETLAVRVEANGRSLVYTADTAWSEELIDFAQGANVLVAEATLQQPDAGGQKVHMTAEEAGRLAHDSRASRLVLTHLAPGLDPTVSMDQAAQHFRGKILVAVDNLNI; this comes from the coding sequence ATGACCCCCCGCACGACACCTCCGTTCGAGGCGATCGTCCTCGGAGCCAGCGGCACCTACCCGAAGCCGGGCGGAGCCACCTCGGGGTTCCTTCTGAGGGTGGGCAAGTTCACGGTGTGGATGGACTGCGGAACCGGTACCTTCGCCAACCTGCAGCGCCACACCGACTACCGCCAGCTGTCCGCGGTGGTCATCAGTCACCTCCACCTGGATCACTTCCTGGACTTCTACTCGTTCTACTACGCGATGCGGTACGGCAAGGACTCGCCCGGCCCAACCGGGCTCGAAGTCTATGCTCCGGCGGGGGCCGAGGAGCATATGGCGAAGCTCCTGTCGCCCACCTCCGACGACGGGTTCGGCGGCTTCTTCGACTTCAACCCGGTGAGGTCCGGCGACAAGATCGCAGTGCCCCCGTTTGTGTTCACCTTCAAGCGGACCGTTCACCCGATCGAGACCCTGGCGGTCAGGGTCGAGGCCAACGGGCGCTCGCTGGTCTACACCGCCGACACCGCGTGGAGCGAAGAGCTGATCGACTTCGCCCAGGGCGCCAACGTGCTGGTCGCCGAGGCCACGCTTCAGCAGCCCGACGCAGGCGGCCAGAAGGTCCACATGACCGCCGAGGAGGCGGGAAGACTGGCCCACGACTCCCGGGCCAGCCGGCTCGTCCTGACGCATCTGGCGCCCGGTCTGGACCCTACGGTTAGCATGGACCAGGCGGCCCAACACTTCCGGGGCAAGATCCTGGTGGCCGTCGACAACCTGAACATCTAG
- a CDS encoding non-canonical purine NTP pyrophosphatase — translation MLEIVLATANKGKIAEIVEIMSGLPVTFVTRDQMPPWPEIVESGETYLENALIKARALVGFSGKAAIADDSGIEIDALDGAPGVRSARFAGPEASDDENNHRMAELLAGVPAEERTARYRCVAVLVLPDGTTIDAEGTCEGRIALAPVGENGFGYDPWFIPSEQPEGQELTFGQLPLDFKHSISHRGQALTGLAAKMETSGLT, via the coding sequence GTGCTCGAGATAGTTCTGGCGACGGCGAACAAGGGCAAGATCGCCGAGATCGTTGAGATCATGTCCGGCCTGCCGGTGACCTTTGTAACCAGGGACCAGATGCCGCCGTGGCCGGAGATCGTGGAGTCGGGCGAAACCTACCTCGAGAACGCTCTGATAAAGGCGCGGGCTCTGGTCGGATTTTCGGGCAAGGCCGCCATTGCCGACGACTCCGGCATCGAGATCGACGCCCTGGACGGGGCCCCCGGGGTCCGTTCCGCCCGCTTCGCCGGGCCCGAGGCGAGCGACGACGAGAACAACCACCGGATGGCGGAGTTGCTCGCCGGCGTGCCTGCGGAGGAGCGCACTGCTCGTTACCGGTGCGTAGCGGTTCTGGTGCTGCCGGACGGGACCACGATCGACGCCGAGGGTACCTGTGAGGGCCGCATCGCTCTGGCTCCGGTGGGGGAGAACGGCTTCGGTTACGACCCGTGGTTCATCCCGTCGGAGCAACCGGAGGGTCAGGAGCTGACCTTCGGCCAGCTGCCGTTGGACTTCAAGCACAGCATCAGCCACCGCGGACAGGCACTGACCGGGCTGGCGGCAAAGATGGAGACCTCAGGCCTGACTTGA
- a CDS encoding EF-hand domain-containing protein, producing MASEFQRRKVAGVFAAMDVDKDGFLEKDDFEALAARWTGLRAWMQDSDEYHQMRETMLGWWKSVLNSSDKDHDHRVSLDEAILSVDRLAESADVIGTANAMFDAIDENSDGKISEDEYRHVVTGWKGPEADSSDIFHKLDLDGDGFITRDEFAIHWHEFWTGDDDSSPSQFIFGLI from the coding sequence ATGGCAAGTGAGTTTCAGCGGCGCAAGGTGGCAGGCGTCTTCGCTGCGATGGACGTGGACAAGGACGGGTTTCTCGAAAAGGACGATTTCGAGGCCCTCGCCGCCCGCTGGACGGGCTTGAGGGCCTGGATGCAGGACAGCGACGAGTATCACCAGATGCGGGAGACCATGCTGGGCTGGTGGAAGTCGGTTCTCAACAGCTCCGACAAGGACCACGACCACAGGGTAAGCCTCGACGAGGCGATCCTGAGCGTCGATCGCCTGGCGGAGTCGGCGGACGTCATCGGCACGGCGAACGCCATGTTCGACGCCATCGACGAGAACAGCGACGGCAAGATCAGCGAGGACGAGTACCGCCACGTGGTCACCGGCTGGAAGGGCCCGGAGGCCGACTCGTCCGACATCTTCCACAAGCTCGACCTGGACGGCGACGGCTTCATCACCCGGGACGAGTTTGCGATCCACTGGCACGAGTTTTGGACCGGGGACGACGACTCGTCGCCATCACAGTTCATCTTCGGCCTGATCTAG
- a CDS encoding winged helix-turn-helix domain-containing protein: MLHYFLFGGVRVQGPDKEELPLSRKQCQALAMLMLSPGSTVASDVLVDFVWREKLPSNPLNSLQDLIKRLRVLLGDFERTIVVTRSGGYRLFVDPNHLDVEVFRKLAGAGLKLEQAEPLAARLLLERALENARGDLPDIAPDFRASERIDDLYHLRSAVVQALSRIDMAEDPAGHGQSDEAFAIWSLGGSPVGMALRISELGELALADLVGTVARFGGRLHQLSRGLLLASFAEGGSALRAAGDLASGTHPAACAIRGGAIRHFESPGPVNDVDRLLELSEEPQNGQIFVSDEVHRAAPAFGGGRTLKQVEGDRWMFDLRDRNQQPELGEELPDYCLMGLLGITTHVQCGSPRLYWGRPVQMAQTLEEIFSGARDAHPS; this comes from the coding sequence ATGCTGCATTACTTCCTATTCGGAGGAGTTCGGGTACAGGGTCCCGATAAGGAAGAGCTGCCGCTGAGCCGCAAGCAATGCCAGGCTCTTGCGATGTTGATGCTTTCGCCCGGCTCAACCGTTGCCTCAGACGTGCTCGTCGACTTTGTGTGGCGCGAGAAGCTCCCCTCGAACCCTCTCAACAGCCTTCAGGATCTGATCAAGCGTTTACGCGTCCTGCTGGGCGACTTCGAACGAACCATCGTCGTGACCAGGTCCGGCGGTTACCGCCTGTTCGTCGACCCCAATCACCTGGACGTGGAGGTGTTTCGCAAGCTGGCCGGGGCGGGGCTGAAGCTGGAGCAGGCAGAACCCCTTGCCGCCAGGCTCCTGCTGGAGCGGGCGCTGGAGAATGCCCGCGGCGATCTTCCCGACATCGCCCCCGACTTTCGAGCCAGCGAGCGGATCGACGACCTCTATCACCTCCGATCCGCAGTGGTCCAGGCGCTGAGCCGGATCGACATGGCTGAGGATCCTGCCGGTCACGGCCAGTCCGACGAGGCCTTCGCGATCTGGTCCCTGGGGGGCAGCCCCGTAGGTATGGCCCTTCGGATCTCCGAGCTGGGAGAGCTCGCCCTCGCCGACCTGGTGGGGACGGTGGCCCGGTTCGGTGGCCGGCTCCACCAACTGTCCCGCGGTCTGCTGCTGGCATCGTTTGCAGAAGGCGGGAGCGCCCTTCGGGCGGCGGGTGATCTTGCCTCGGGCACGCATCCGGCTGCCTGCGCCATCCGGGGCGGCGCTATACGCCACTTTGAGTCCCCCGGTCCGGTCAACGACGTCGACCGGCTGCTGGAGCTTTCGGAGGAGCCGCAAAACGGGCAGATTTTTGTGTCGGACGAGGTACATCGGGCCGCCCCCGCTTTCGGGGGCGGGCGCACGCTGAAGCAGGTCGAGGGCGACAGGTGGATGTTCGACCTCCGGGATCGGAACCAGCAGCCGGAGCTTGGGGAGGAGTTGCCCGACTACTGCTTGATGGGCCTGCTCGGCATCACGACACACGTTCAATGTGGTTCGCCGAGGCTCTACTGGGGGAGACCGGTCCAGATGGCTCAGACGCTGGAGGAGATCTTCTCAGGCGCGAGGGACGCGCACCCGAGCTAG
- a CDS encoding ubiquitin-like small modifier protein 1: MSVKVSIPAALRSAVGGSKAVEAESGPVSAILADLGERYPALKEQIFTADGTLHKFVNVYINDEDVRYLEKLDTKVADGDTVAILPAVAGGSLRA, translated from the coding sequence ATGTCAGTAAAGGTAAGTATCCCCGCGGCATTGCGCTCCGCAGTGGGGGGATCGAAGGCGGTTGAGGCTGAGTCGGGACCGGTCAGCGCAATTCTGGCGGACCTCGGTGAGAGGTACCCGGCACTCAAGGAGCAGATCTTCACCGCCGACGGCACCCTCCATAAGTTCGTGAACGTCTACATCAACGACGAGGACGTGCGGTACCTCGAGAAGCTCGACACCAAGGTTGCCGACGGTGACACGGTCGCCATCCTGCCGGCGGTGGCAGGCGGCAGCCTCCGGGCCTAA
- a CDS encoding cysteine synthase family protein: MLVDNMMGLVGNTPLVGINSFSPNPNVRIWAKLEGQNPTGSVKDRVAKAMIEKAEGEGLLSPDKVLLEPTSGNTGISLAFLARQKGYKLVCVMPETASKERAQMIKMFGGDIVLSNGIEGSNGAIKLAKQMVEADSKYLMLYQYGNDANPGAHYETTGPEILRDLPGVTHFVAGLGTGGTLTGVGKFFRDNKPEVRIIAAEPEQGDLVYGLRSLDDGFIPPVLDESVLHGKIKVNSNTSVKFTQDLVAQEGVFAGISCGATVYIAQKLAGKIESGDIVCLFADGGWKYLSTDIWDMHTDIAAKKVEYMPW, from the coding sequence ATGCTGGTTGACAACATGATGGGACTGGTGGGGAACACCCCGCTGGTCGGCATCAACAGCTTCTCGCCCAACCCCAACGTGCGGATCTGGGCGAAGCTCGAGGGCCAGAACCCCACCGGGTCCGTGAAGGACCGGGTGGCCAAGGCCATGATCGAGAAGGCCGAGGGCGAGGGCCTGCTGAGCCCGGACAAGGTACTGCTGGAGCCCACCTCCGGCAACACCGGTATCTCCCTTGCGTTCCTGGCCAGGCAGAAGGGCTACAAGCTCGTCTGCGTGATGCCGGAGACCGCCTCCAAGGAGCGGGCCCAGATGATCAAGATGTTCGGCGGCGACATCGTGCTGTCTAACGGCATCGAGGGGTCCAACGGCGCCATCAAGCTGGCCAAGCAGATGGTGGAGGCCGACTCCAAGTACCTGATGCTCTACCAGTACGGCAACGACGCCAACCCGGGGGCCCACTACGAGACCACCGGCCCCGAGATCCTGCGGGACCTGCCCGGTGTCACTCACTTCGTGGCGGGGCTGGGGACGGGAGGCACGCTGACCGGCGTCGGCAAGTTCTTCCGGGACAACAAGCCCGAGGTACGCATCATCGCCGCCGAGCCGGAGCAGGGGGACCTGGTCTACGGCCTGCGCTCGCTGGACGACGGTTTCATCCCGCCGGTGCTCGACGAATCCGTTCTCCACGGCAAGATCAAGGTCAACTCGAACACGTCGGTGAAATTCACCCAGGACCTGGTCGCCCAGGAGGGCGTCTTCGCCGGGATCTCGTGCGGAGCGACGGTGTACATCGCCCAGAAGCTGGCCGGCAAGATCGAGTCCGGCGACATCGTCTGCCTGTTCGCCGACGGAGGGTGGAAGTACCTGTCCACCGACATCTGGGACATGCACACCGACATCGCAGCCAAAAAAGTCGAGTACATGCCCTGGTGA
- a CDS encoding thermonuclease family protein produces MVRRRRILFWLGLMLAVVGVVRWAGSSGALKAPDRSSPLPAEVPVGAQEGRVKRIVDGDTLIVAVDRPGPIPAGDHRVRLLEIDTPETVRPNYPVQCGGAGATEFARAELPEGSAVYLVGDREDKDEFGRYLRYLWDFEGEFYNEKAVAGGHAKAVLFEPNDRYIDRIRRAELSAKQTKKGVWGQVCAAAQ; encoded by the coding sequence GTGGTTCGTCGCCGTAGGATTCTGTTCTGGCTGGGCTTGATGCTGGCCGTCGTGGGGGTGGTCCGGTGGGCGGGCTCCTCGGGGGCGCTCAAGGCGCCGGATCGGAGTTCTCCGCTTCCGGCTGAGGTTCCGGTCGGTGCTCAGGAGGGAAGGGTGAAGCGGATTGTGGACGGCGACACGTTGATCGTTGCTGTCGACCGCCCCGGTCCAATTCCGGCCGGAGACCACCGGGTGCGCCTGCTGGAGATCGACACCCCGGAAACCGTGCGGCCCAACTACCCGGTCCAGTGCGGCGGCGCAGGGGCAACCGAGTTTGCGAGGGCCGAGCTTCCGGAAGGCTCGGCCGTGTACCTGGTGGGCGACCGCGAGGACAAAGACGAGTTCGGCCGTTACCTGCGCTACCTCTGGGACTTCGAGGGCGAGTTCTATAACGAGAAGGCGGTTGCCGGGGGCCACGCCAAGGCGGTTCTGTTCGAGCCGAACGATCGGTACATCGACCGGATACGCCGTGCGGAGCTGTCGGCAAAGCAAACCAAAAAGGGAGTCTGGGGACAGGTCTGCGCCGCGGCGCAGTAG
- the rph gene encoding ribonuclease PH — MTRNDGRSPDQLRPVKVQRGYVEYAEGSVLYECGKTRVLVNATVDDRIPEWMRGSGKGWVTAEYSMLPRATSTRTPREVNKGKLGGRTQEIQRLIGRSLRAICDMKLMGERTIYLDCDVLQADGGTRTASITAAYIALAEACEGLVKAGKLAASPVVDQVAAVSVGMVKGVPCLDLDYSEDSAAEVDMNIVMTGTNEFVELQGTAEGKPFSDDHLAALLALGRKGICDLLEIQRNALAE; from the coding sequence ATGACTCGCAACGACGGGCGCAGCCCTGATCAGCTTCGCCCGGTGAAGGTCCAGCGCGGGTACGTGGAGTACGCCGAGGGCTCGGTCCTCTACGAGTGCGGCAAGACCCGGGTCCTGGTGAACGCCACGGTCGACGACCGAATCCCGGAATGGATGCGCGGGAGCGGCAAGGGCTGGGTCACGGCCGAGTACTCGATGCTCCCCCGGGCCACCTCCACCCGTACGCCCCGTGAGGTCAACAAGGGCAAGCTCGGCGGGCGGACGCAGGAGATCCAGCGCCTCATCGGCCGGAGCCTGAGGGCGATCTGCGACATGAAGCTGATGGGGGAGCGCACGATCTACCTGGACTGCGACGTGCTGCAGGCCGACGGGGGCACCCGCACGGCGTCGATCACCGCGGCGTACATTGCCCTGGCCGAGGCGTGCGAGGGCCTGGTCAAGGCCGGCAAGCTCGCGGCAAGCCCGGTCGTCGACCAGGTGGCTGCGGTCAGCGTGGGCATGGTGAAGGGCGTCCCGTGCCTGGACCTGGACTACAGCGAGGACTCGGCGGCCGAGGTCGACATGAACATCGTGATGACCGGGACCAACGAGTTTGTCGAGCTGCAGGGCACCGCCGAGGGCAAGCCGTTCTCGGACGACCACCTGGCCGCCCTCCTGGCGCTCGGCCGCAAGGGCATCTGCGACCTGCTGGAGATCCAGCGCAACGCTCTGGCCGAGTAG
- a CDS encoding ABC transporter permease: protein MNDPHVRESVAVAAEHAAAHKPSGTALVLPGSGGDISVQTLWGDVWRRLRKNKLAILGTAIILTLGLVAIFAPLIAPYDPALQNLPLSLRPPSAKHWFGTDILGRDYFSRVVYGSRISISIGMVATSISLAIGLTLGALAGYFGKWVDGVISRLGDVFFAFPFIVGVIIVLVALGNEFPRLLAMFIAIGLFNWASVARLFRASILQVKEADYVEAARALGAGHLRILTRHVIPNALAPVIVFAMISTGTVILVEAALSFLGFGVSTGNASWGYMVSQGKSYMTTQPWLVMFPGLGIVVTVLGFIFVGDGLRDSMDPRLR, encoded by the coding sequence ATGAATGACCCTCACGTTAGGGAGAGCGTGGCGGTTGCCGCCGAGCACGCCGCGGCTCACAAGCCGAGCGGGACCGCCCTGGTTCTGCCGGGGAGCGGCGGCGACATCTCCGTCCAGACCCTCTGGGGCGACGTCTGGCGGCGGCTGCGCAAGAACAAGCTGGCTATCCTCGGGACCGCCATCATCCTCACCCTGGGCCTGGTCGCGATCTTCGCCCCGCTGATCGCTCCGTACGACCCGGCGCTGCAGAACCTGCCGCTGTCGCTGCGCCCCCCATCGGCGAAACACTGGTTCGGCACCGACATCCTCGGCCGCGACTACTTCAGCCGGGTGGTCTACGGGTCCCGGATCTCGATCAGCATCGGGATGGTGGCGACCAGCATCTCACTAGCCATCGGGCTCACTCTGGGGGCCCTGGCCGGCTACTTCGGAAAGTGGGTCGACGGGGTCATCAGCCGCCTCGGGGACGTGTTCTTCGCTTTCCCGTTCATCGTCGGAGTGATCATTGTGCTCGTCGCCCTGGGCAACGAGTTCCCCCGGCTGCTCGCAATGTTCATAGCCATCGGCCTGTTCAACTGGGCCAGCGTGGCCCGGCTGTTTCGCGCCAGCATCCTTCAGGTGAAGGAGGCGGACTACGTAGAGGCCGCCCGGGCGCTGGGCGCCGGGCACCTTCGGATCCTGACCCGCCACGTGATCCCCAACGCCCTGGCGCCGGTCATCGTGTTCGCCATGATCTCCACCGGCACGGTGATCCTGGTGGAGGCGGCCCTCTCCTTCCTCGGCTTCGGCGTGAGCACGGGCAACGCCTCCTGGGGCTACATGGTCAGCCAGGGAAAGAGCTACATGACCACCCAGCCGTGGCTCGTGATGTTCCCCGGTCTCGGCATCGTCGTCACCGTTCTCGGCTTCATCTTCGTCGGCGACGGCCTGCGTGACTCCATGGATCCGAGGCTCAGGTGA
- a CDS encoding M67 family metallopeptidase codes for MKLTIPQDIYDGMIQHCRDDYPNEACGFISGLNGECTKLYPLPNAAASPIYYRPGDKEMIAAINDIDERDEELVAIFHSHVASAPVPSPTDRREAHYPDAVYLIVSLMDGDNPLTRGWLIKKQDWRDETGDVIEVDLVIS; via the coding sequence ATGAAGCTGACGATCCCGCAGGACATCTACGACGGCATGATCCAGCACTGCCGGGACGACTACCCCAACGAGGCGTGCGGTTTTATCAGCGGGCTGAACGGTGAGTGCACCAAGCTCTACCCCCTGCCGAACGCTGCCGCGTCGCCGATCTACTACCGCCCGGGCGACAAGGAAATGATCGCGGCGATCAACGACATCGACGAGCGTGACGAGGAGCTGGTGGCCATCTTCCACAGCCACGTCGCCAGCGCCCCGGTGCCGTCGCCCACCGACCGGCGGGAGGCCCACTACCCCGATGCGGTCTACCTGATTGTTTCCCTCATGGACGGCGACAACCCTCTGACCAGAGGCTGGCTGATCAAAAAGCAGGACTGGCGGGACGAGACCGGGGACGTAATAGAAGTGGACCTGGTGATATCGTGA
- the murI gene encoding glutamate racemase, with protein sequence MSTGDDRAIGIFDSGVGGLTVTDSIMKLLPQENLIYFGDTARCPYGPRSIDEVHGFLKEIMAFMSEQDVKMLVIACNSMTAAYEKFRPPHKVPVIGVMEPAVRAAVRATHNGKVGVLGTQATLSTGQYERFLQAAGKDLEVHTQVCGGFVERVEEGDTFSEELFALAEEYLKPLMAADVDTLILGCTHYPLLTGVLHSVTNGEVELISSADEVAKDIYSKLVELNLLRRERTVGTRRFITSGDSESFRAVGSRFLAGLDKVESIPWADPVRASA encoded by the coding sequence GTGAGTACCGGGGACGACAGGGCGATCGGCATTTTCGACTCGGGGGTTGGGGGCCTGACGGTCACCGACTCGATCATGAAGCTGCTTCCCCAGGAGAACCTCATCTACTTCGGCGACACCGCCCGCTGCCCCTACGGGCCGCGCTCGATCGACGAGGTTCACGGGTTCCTGAAGGAGATCATGGCGTTCATGTCCGAGCAGGACGTGAAGATGCTGGTGATCGCCTGCAACTCCATGACCGCCGCCTACGAGAAGTTCCGGCCGCCCCACAAGGTGCCGGTGATCGGCGTGATGGAGCCCGCAGTCCGTGCCGCCGTCCGGGCCACCCACAACGGCAAGGTCGGGGTGCTGGGGACCCAGGCGACCCTGTCTACCGGCCAGTACGAGCGGTTCCTGCAGGCTGCCGGCAAGGACCTCGAGGTGCATACCCAGGTCTGTGGAGGTTTCGTGGAACGGGTCGAGGAGGGAGACACGTTCTCCGAGGAGCTGTTCGCCCTGGCCGAGGAGTACCTCAAGCCCCTCATGGCCGCCGATGTCGACACCCTGATCCTCGGGTGCACGCACTACCCCCTGCTCACGGGGGTACTTCACTCGGTCACCAACGGCGAGGTCGAGCTGATCTCGTCCGCGGACGAGGTGGCCAAGGACATCTACTCCAAGCTGGTGGAGCTGAACCTGCTGCGCCGGGAGCGCACGGTGGGCACAAGGCGCTTCATCACCTCCGGGGACTCCGAGAGCTTCCGGGCCGTCGGGTCCCGCTTCCTGGCCGGGCTGGACAAGGTGGAGAGCATTCCGTGGGCCGACCCGGTGAGGGCGTCCGCATGA
- a CDS encoding ABC transporter ATP-binding protein yields MPRASGEAAAGGVVPLLEVNDLRIHFPTDFGLVKAVDGVSYSVNPGETLAIVGESGSGKSVGALGIMGLVPPPGKVVSGTIHFNGTNLLDLDDDGMRKLRGDRIAMIFQDPLTSLNPVHSIGRQVAEVLRIHGSDSRKEANRQAVELLKMVGIQNAQERFGDYPHQFSGGMRQRVMIAMAIAMKPALIIADEPTTALDVTIQAQILDLLRSLQREFAMSLILITHDLGMVAEHADKVAVMYAGHIVETAGVDDLYYNPLHPYALGLLGSIARLDQERKERLSPIYGQPPSLIHVPTGCPFHPRCAYARSKCVTEYPELVPRTGDPTHPAACHFAGDLPEPHVPGKIPA; encoded by the coding sequence ATTCCCCGGGCGTCGGGCGAGGCCGCGGCGGGCGGTGTTGTGCCCCTGCTCGAGGTGAACGACCTGCGCATCCACTTCCCCACCGACTTCGGGCTGGTGAAGGCCGTCGACGGGGTGAGCTACTCGGTTAACCCGGGCGAGACCCTGGCGATCGTCGGCGAGTCCGGCTCGGGCAAGAGCGTTGGCGCCCTGGGGATCATGGGCCTTGTCCCCCCTCCCGGCAAAGTGGTGTCGGGCACCATCCACTTCAACGGCACCAACCTGCTGGACCTGGACGACGACGGGATGCGCAAGCTCCGGGGCGACCGAATCGCGATGATCTTCCAGGACCCGCTGACCTCCCTGAACCCGGTGCACTCCATCGGCAGGCAGGTGGCCGAGGTCCTCCGGATCCACGGTTCGGACAGCCGCAAGGAGGCCAACCGGCAGGCGGTCGAGCTGCTGAAGATGGTCGGCATTCAAAACGCCCAGGAGCGGTTCGGCGACTACCCCCACCAGTTCTCCGGAGGGATGCGGCAGCGGGTGATGATCGCCATGGCGATTGCCATGAAGCCGGCGCTGATCATCGCCGACGAGCCGACCACCGCCCTCGATGTCACCATCCAGGCCCAGATCCTGGACCTGCTCAGGTCGCTGCAGCGGGAGTTTGCGATGAGCCTCATATTGATCACCCACGACCTCGGGATGGTCGCCGAGCACGCCGACAAGGTGGCGGTCATGTACGCCGGGCACATCGTGGAGACCGCCGGGGTAGACGACCTCTACTACAACCCCCTCCACCCTTACGCCCTCGGGCTGCTCGGCTCGATCGCCCGGCTGGACCAGGAGCGCAAAGAGAGGTTGAGCCCCATCTACGGCCAGCCGCCCAGCCTGATTCACGTGCCGACGGGGTGCCCCTTCCACCCGCGGTGCGCCTATGCCCGCTCGAAGTGCGTCACCGAATACCCGGAGCTGGTGCCGAGGACCGGCGACCCCACCCACCCGGCAGCCTGCCACTTCGCCGGGGACCTGCCGGAGCCCCATGTCCCTGGGAAGATCCCCGCGTGA
- a CDS encoding oligopeptide/dipeptide ABC transporter ATP-binding protein: MSPVITVPKKILKVEGLVKHFPVTRGILFKRQVGTVKAVDGVTFEIGEGETLGLVGESGSGKSTVARSLLRLYEPTAGSVFFEDQDVLKASRKEMAAVRREMQIVFQDPFSSLNPRMTVRTIVSEPLQIHGIFDEMGGIRYINELLERVGLSPEHAGRYPHEFSGGQRQRIGLARALALRPKLIICDEPVSALDVSVQAQIINLLEDLQNEFGLTYLFVAHDLSVVRHISDRVVVMYLGKVMEVADRLPLYETPMHPYTQALLSAVPIPDPQVERARERIILRGDVPSPLNPPTGCVFHPRCFLAERLGAEGAEETVVVGKLAPRPVPRVCVDVVPEPEEHAPGHRVACHFAQVRKVL, from the coding sequence GTGAGCCCGGTCATCACGGTGCCGAAGAAGATCCTCAAGGTCGAGGGCCTGGTGAAGCACTTCCCGGTGACCAGGGGAATCCTGTTCAAGCGGCAGGTCGGCACGGTCAAGGCGGTCGACGGGGTGACATTCGAGATCGGCGAGGGCGAGACCCTAGGCCTGGTCGGAGAGTCCGGCTCCGGCAAGTCGACCGTCGCCCGGTCGCTGCTGCGCCTCTACGAGCCGACCGCGGGCTCGGTGTTCTTCGAGGACCAGGACGTCTTGAAGGCCAGCCGCAAGGAGATGGCGGCCGTGAGGCGGGAGATGCAGATCGTCTTCCAGGACCCGTTCTCGTCGCTCAACCCCCGGATGACCGTCCGGACGATCGTCTCCGAGCCTCTCCAGATCCACGGGATCTTCGACGAGATGGGCGGCATCCGCTACATCAACGAGCTTCTGGAACGGGTCGGCCTCAGTCCGGAGCACGCCGGCCGGTACCCCCACGAGTTCTCGGGGGGCCAGCGCCAGAGGATCGGGCTGGCCCGGGCGCTTGCGCTCAGGCCGAAGCTGATCATCTGCGACGAGCCGGTGTCGGCACTCGACGTGTCGGTGCAGGCCCAGATAATCAACCTGCTCGAGGACCTGCAGAACGAGTTCGGCCTCACCTACCTGTTCGTGGCCCACGACCTGTCGGTGGTGCGCCACATCAGCGACCGGGTGGTGGTCATGTACCTGGGCAAGGTGATGGAGGTTGCGGACCGCCTGCCGCTCTACGAAACGCCGATGCACCCCTACACCCAGGCCCTTCTGTCCGCCGTGCCCATCCCCGACCCCCAGGTAGAACGGGCACGGGAGCGGATCATCCTGCGGGGCGACGTCCCCTCTCCCCTCAACCCGCCTACGGGCTGCGTCTTCCACCCTCGGTGCTTCCTGGCCGAACGTCTAGGCGCCGAGGGCGCCGAGGAGACGGTTGTGGTCGGTAAGCTCGCGCCGCGGCCCGTCCCCCGGGTCTGCGTGGACGTGGTGCCCGAGCCCGAGGAGCACGCGCCCGGGCACCGGGTCGCCTGCCACTTCGCCCAGGTTAGGAAGGTCCTCTGA